A window of Parambassis ranga chromosome 10, fParRan2.1, whole genome shotgun sequence contains these coding sequences:
- the LOC114442179 gene encoding glutamine amidotransferase-like class 1 domain-containing protein 3A, mitochondrial, whose translation MAKRVAVILSGCGVYDGTEIHEASAVLVHLSRAGAKVLMFAPNIDQMHVVNHCEGKPTDETRNVLQESARIARGEVTDLANLDVSAFDAAIIPGGFGVAKNLSDWAVKNKDCTIQPHLEKAIKAFHKAGKPLGMCCISPILAAKILPGCELTVGQDKECEKWPFAQTAGAVKDMGCKHVNKDVEEAHVDVKNKLVTTCAFMCNAPFHRIFDGIGVMVKETLKLA comes from the exons ATGGCAAAGCGTGTTGCAGTCATCCTGTCAGGCTGTGGAGTTTATGACGGCACAGAGATCCACGAAGCGTCCGCTGTCCTCGTCCATCTGAGTCGTGCTGGAGCAAAA GTGCTGATGTTCGCTCCAAATATAGACCAGATGCATGTTGTGAATCACTGCGAGGGAAAGCCTACAGACGAGACGAGAAACGTCCTGCAGGAGAGCGCACGCATCGCCAGGGGTGAGGTGACAGATCTGGCCAATTTGGACGTCTCTGCATTCGACGCTGCCATCATCCCAG GGGGCTTTGGTGTGGCTAAGAACCTGAGTGACTGGGCAGTGAAGAACAAGGACTGCACCATCCAGCCACATCTTGAGAAGGCCATCAAGGCTTTTCACAAAGCTGGAAAGCCGCTAGGCATGTGCTGCATCTCTCCCATCCTGGCTGCCAAAATCTTGCCTGGCTGTGAACTCACTGTGGGACAGGACAAAGAGTGTGAAAA GTGGCCGTTCGCTCAGACAGCAGGTGCTGTGAAAGACATGggctgcaaacatgtcaacaaagaTGTGGAGGAAGCACACGTGGACGTCAAAAACAAGCTGGTGACCACCTGCGCCTTCATGTGCAATGCTCCCTTCCACCGAATTTTTGATGGAATAGGTGTCATGGTTAAAGAGACTCTCAAACTGGCTTAA
- the LOC114442177 gene encoding TNFAIP3-interacting protein 2, which translates to MDGDVLSLSTSSPLSSLSVAATEAGRQKDTSSISDSSLPQSQQEHKPAEELWTEDVSPIGDRLLSTEEQVTLITDSLTVTSTDQEKLLLLNKNTELRRVNKELMKLNEDWDQVYRSATQGLQHRLEALELENNAIKQLNSRLLLKVEHQQSAKEYYEQALMQELKKNQELQEYLRLLENKMHHPERDCKPAKLGNLTASLSTTNPAGDPNVSRSHVSGCRTSSSFFQASPSPEAEWQGKSQNSRNPVRGLGDSHKEVKDLKEQLEALRCQTEIYEAEYQTEHNDHKHTLQENRRLRKKREEMRQQVALLQEQLKVYEDDFRRERSDKQVLQRLLLQKTPQSQDPVLVHRCNNEQRLLGGDKRTHSGEKRKQHHPLCPKHQSRDKESD; encoded by the exons ATGGATGGAGATGTGCTGTCTTTGTCTACTTCTTCACCGTTATCATCCTTATCAGTGGCAGCGACAGAGGCAGGAAGACAGAAAGATACTTCATCTATAAGTGACAGCAGCCTCCCTCAGAGCCAACAGGAACACAAACCAGCTGAAGAGTTATG gacAGAGGATGTGAGTCCTATAGGGGACAGACTGTTGTCCACAGAGGAGCAGGTCACTCTGATCACTGACAGTCTGACAGTCACCTCCACTGACCAGGagaaactgctgctgctcaacaaAAACACGGAGCTCCGCAGAGTCAACAAAGAG CTGATGAAACTGAATGAGGACTGGGACCAGGTGTACCGTAGTGCCACACAAGGTCTGCAGCACAGGTTGGAGGCCTTGGAGCTGGAAAACAATGCCATCAAACAACTGAACAGCAGGCTGCTCCTTAAAGTGGAACATCAACAA AGTGCAAAGGAGTACTATGAGCAGGCATTGAtgcaggagctgaagaagaaccaggagctgcaggagtACTTAAGGTTGTTAGAGAACAAGATGCACCACCCAGAGAGAGACTGCAAACCTGCCAAACTG GGCAACTTAACTGCTTCGCTCTCCACCACTAATCCAGCTGGAGATCCCAACGTGTCACGCAGCCACGTCTCAGGATGCAGGACCTCATCCTCTTTTTTCCAGGCCTCCCCCAGCCCAGAGGCAGAGTGGCAGGGCAAAAGCCAAAACAGCAGAAACCCAGTGAGAGGACTGGGAGACTCCCACAAAGAAGTGAAGGATTTAAAAGAGCAGCTGGAGGCACTAAGATGTCAG ACTGAGATTTATGAGGCAGAATATCAGACGGAGCAcaatgaccacaaacacacactgcaggagaaCCGAAGGCTgagaaagaaaagggaggagATGCGCCAACAGGTGGCACTGCTGCAAGAACAG cTGAAGGTTTATGAAGATGACTTCAGGCGTGAGCGGTCTGACAAACAGGTGCTGCAGCGGCTGTTGTTGCAGAAAACGCCTCAGAGTCAGGATCCTGTGCTCGTCCACCGCTGCAATAATGAGCAGAGGCTGCTAGGGGGAGACAAGAGAACACACAGtggggagaaaagaaaacagcaccaCCCACTCTGCCCCAAGCATCAGAGCAGGGACAAAGAGTCAGACTGA
- the LOC114442178 gene encoding uncharacterized protein LOC114442178, producing MTTSMATLQETYNQQGFLSALPVLSETELREARQAFAELEDEFGEEYTQYSLHNVHLKYPWVMNLTKHPHVLQVIKAVLGPDVILLDSRFICKYPALKPADIKESEQDVVKPDGEDGLPYVAWHQDMRYWGIAGGPVLSVWLALDDSQRENGALQVIPGTHHSGMLPHRQAIRPGNMLSVNQEIPEELVDAEKTVYCPLLAGQMSIHDGLLVHASDPNTSQRRRCGFVIRYVPTCAYPIQDPDRPRKFQATMLACGMDHFNHFSNKST from the exons ATGACTACATCCATGGCTACACTGCAGGAGACCTACAACCAGCAGGGCTTTCTCTCAGCACTGCCTGTTCTGAGTGAGACGGAGCTGAGGGAAGCCAGACAGGCCTTTGCTGAACTGGAGGACGAATTTG GCGAGGAGTACACTCAGTACAGCCTGCACAATGTTCACCTTAAGTATCCATGGGTGATGAACCTGACCAAACACCCTCATGTCCTGCAAGTGATCAAAGCCGTCCTCGGCCCTGACGTCATCCTGCTGGACTCCCGCTTCATCTGCAAATACCCAGCACTCAAACCAGCTGACATTAAGGAGAGTGAACAGGATGTAGTCAAACCTGATGGAGAGGATGGACTTCCATACGTGGCCTGGCATCAGGATATGAG ATACTGGGGCATTGCAGGCGgccctgttctgtctgtgtggctCGCTTTGGATGACTCACAAAGAGAAAATGGTGCCCTTCAGGTCATCCCAG GCACCCACCACTCTGGGATGCTGCCCCACCGTCAGGCCATCCGCCCCGGAAACATGCTGTCAGTCAACCAGGAGATCCCGGAGGAACTGGTGGATGCGGAGAAAACTGTGTACTGTCCTCTGTTGGCTGGACAGATGTCT ATTCATGATGGACTCCTCGTGCACGCGAGTGATCCCAACACATCACAGAGGAGGCGCTGTGGGTTCGTGATCCGCTATGTTCCCACCTGTGCATACCCCATTCAG GATCCTGATCGTCCCAGGAAATTCCAGGCGACAATGCTGGCCTGTGGAATGGACCACTTCAATCATTTCTCCAACAAAAGCACATGA
- the LOC114442175 gene encoding uncharacterized protein LOC114442175: protein MAQLHALHVSVGILGISGGSLLLLVNGYASSAERDLIPHTALGILLLIVAALVAYAGIQHCLSARARLFSSLCLTVSALWCGSGLVYILAGQRVLSRAELRWSLVPGLAAFTLALFIIGVVALTGKKAALFLTSVGISLACAHQIAGLSAAGFGQTATAANYLFVCLVCVYFGFGRLLSTVSNGKVVPPGTGLKKKAEQKTEQSQGCTDAVSVGLVMNLLSASVLACPLLGVVPKLSVGHVPWLWTAAVFQLGMCIVFYRAMDTLAATFYGFTALLKFAEGYSALLSFYSIQPFSPVPFPAVFSVLFFILALFSCQKSLLEGLYQLFFTAYCIAIAAQPQGFSQGGTQGVQAAIFVASAAMLIITTFNMVSSTMIPTGQGLFKALVTRVQSLTLRVHNKELHAPHLGYSKYADAEVLGHACNVLAAFAITATIGDRNPLTVLVLPWVVAAGGVLQLLCGSVAFSRGKTFESTVFILYGVMWTVWGLTRYGGLYGETRSFNLAVGIISFMLFNGLVTAAALFLSIAWFVYALTFQLILISFLLDAVGALPHGYDIAVTIIFGLISFYCFLAHIFNSTFQSPQIPLGKPIVKLSGVGGGADICPHVPARKATSVHQIAEIMKNGGICGMPTDTVYVLVAACNRPDAVVKAYKVKKQAQDRPMSLWISSIKQLEPVRHLLSPLLLDFMEAAWPSSISMVIPRGPWMDTFGLGEAAKHIGTPQSIAIRNPDCSVATHLMNLVGPIAVTSANPTGEADTTHHNQVYAKLGDKVDGVLCDGPSPENIASTVVDCTKIETGQIGFFRVGLIPKSKVLQIFEEVQKRHKHGQTNAAFEEEGEDSTAESGRGSQNSTPSTVTPEQSPVLRHSS, encoded by the exons ATGGCTCAGCTTCACGCACTGCACGTGTCTGTCGGCATCCTGGGCATCTCTGGGG GTTCACTTCTGCTTTTGGTGAACGGCTATGCCAGCTCTGCTGAAAGAGACTTGATCCCCCACACTGCTTTGGGGATTCTGCTCCTCATCGTTGCAGCTCTTGTAGCTTAtgcag GCATCCAACACTGTCTGTCAGCCCGTGCCCGgctgttttcctctctgtgtctgactgtctctgctctgtggtgTGGCTCTGGTCTGGTCTACATCCTGGCCGGGCAGCGGGTGCTGTCCCGTGCTGAGCTGAGGTGGTCTTTGGTCCCCGGCCTGGCAGCATTTACCTTGGCTCTGTTTATAATAGGTGTGGTTGCACTCACGGGAAAGAAAGCAGCTCTGTTTCTTACCTCTGTGGGCATCTCCTTGGCCTGTGCACATCAGATCGCTGGCCTGTCAGCTGCAGGGTTCGGCCAAACTGCTACAGCTGCTAACTacctctttgtgtgtctggtgtgtgtttactttggttTTGGACGTCTGCTGTCCACAGTTTCAAATGGCAAAGTGGTCCCTCCAGGAACTGGCCTGAAAAAGAAAGCTgagcagaaaacagagcagagtcAGGGCTGCACCGATGCTGTGTCGGTAGGTCTGGTGATGAACTTGTTATCTGCCTCGGTGTTAGCCTGTCCGTTGTTAGGTGTGGTCCCTAAGCTGTCAGTCGGTCATGTTCCCTGGCTGTGGACAGCTGCAGTCTTCCAACTTGGCATGTGTATTGTCTTTTATCGAGCTATGGATACACTAGCTGCCACTTTCTATGGGTTCACAGCGCTGCTGAAGTTTGCGGAGGGTTACAGTGCTCTATTATCATTTTACTCCATTCagcctttctctcctgttcccTTCCCTGCTGTCTTCTCTGTGCTTTTCTTCATCCTGGCTCTGTTCAGCTGTCAGAAGAGCTTGCTGGAGGGGCTCTACCAGTTATTCTTTACAGCCTATTGTATTGCCATTGCAGCACAGCCTCAAGGCTTTTCTCAAGGAGGAACTCAGGGTGTACAGGCAGCTATATTTGTAGCTTCTGCTGCCATGCTTATAATTACCACATTCAATATGGTCTCCAGTACCATGATCCCCACAGGGCAGGGCCTTTTCAAGGCTTTGGTAACCAGGGTGCAGAGTCTTACTCTCAGAGTGCACAATAAAGAGCTGCACGCGCCTCACCTTGGCTACTCTAAATATGCAGATGCAGAGGTGTTAGGCCACGCCTGCAACGTGCTGGCTGCATTTGCTATCACGGCCACAATCGGTGACAGAAATCCTCTGACAGTGCTGGTCCTGCCCTGGGTGGTGGCAGCTGGTGgggtgctgcagctgctgtgtggttcAGTGGCTTTCTCTCGAGGTAAAACCTTTGAGAGCACAGTTTTCATTTTGTACGGAGTTATGTGGACAGTATGGGGGCTGACGCGATACGGCGGACTGTACGGTGAAACTAGAAGCTTCAACTTGGCTGTTGGCATCATCAGTTTCATGCTGTTTAATGGTTTAgtgacagctgcagctctgtttctGAGCATCGCCTGGTTTGTCTATGCACTCACCTTCCAGCTCATTCTCATTAGCTTCCTGCTGGATGCTGTAGGCGCACTGCCTCATGGTTATGATATAGCCGTCACCATCATCTTTGGCCTcatcagtttttattgtttcctGGCACACATCTTCAACAGCACCTTCCAGTCCCCACAGATTCCTTTAGGAAAACCTATAGTCAAGCTgagtggggtggggggaggggcAGATATCTGTCCACACGTACCAGCCCGGAAGGCCACATCTGTCCACCAGATTGCAG AAATCATGAAAAATGGTGGCATTTGTGGAATGCCTACTGACACTGTCTATGTGCTGGTGGCAGCCTGCAACAGGCCAGACGCAGTTGTCAAAGCTTATAA GGTTAAGAAGCAGGCACAAGACCGACCCATGTCCCTTTGGATCTCCTCCATCAAGCAGCTGGAGCCAGTGCGGCACCTACTGAGCCCTCTGCTCCTCGACTTCATGGAGGCTGCGTGGCCATCTTCCATCAGCATGGTTATACCCAGAG GGCCCTGGATGGATACTTTTGGTTTAGGAGAGGCTGCCAAACACATTGGCACTCCACAAAGCATTGCTATCAGAAACCCAGACTGTTCTGTAGCCACACACCTCATGAATCTG GTGGGACCCATTGCTGTAACCTCAGCCAACCCTACAGGCGAGGCAGACACAACCCACCACAATCAAGTGTATGCCAAGCTGGGAGACAAA GTGGATGGAGTGTTATGTGATGGACCATCCCCAGAGAACATTGCATCCACTGTTGTTGACTGCACTAAGATTGAAACTGGACAAATTGGTTTCTTCAGAGTAGGTCTCATTCCTAAATCCAAG GTTCTTCAAATCTTTGAGGAGGTTCAGAAGCGGCACAAACATGGACAGACGAATGCAGCTTttgaggaagaaggagaggacaGCACAGCAGAGTCAGGGAGAGGAAGTCAAAACTCGACACCATCCACTGTTACACCTGAACAAAGTCCAGTCCTCAGACACAGTTCATAG